From Scatophagus argus isolate fScaArg1 chromosome 2, fScaArg1.pri, whole genome shotgun sequence, a single genomic window includes:
- the LOC124053441 gene encoding aminoacyl tRNA synthase complex-interacting multifunctional protein 1-like, producing the protein TAKKCRRRKWKRAGAGEKSSILSTNICCTMGRGEELSDFQRGTVVGCHMCDKSVREISALLNLPRSTVSDVILKWKRGGITTALPRSGRPHKLKEQDRQVLEKIALESCLPSVEALTTELQTASGAKVSSKTVRRELHEMGFRGRVSTYNKSVAGGKMEMKQTNEDEAKVDVSRLDLRVGRIISAAQLPDTDSLYVQQVDVGEASPRTVVSELAQHIPVDQMQNRMAVLLCNRKPAKTRGVVSQAAIMCASSPDKVEILDPPSGAVPGDRVTFQGFPGEPDKELNPKKKVWEQIQPDLRTDGHCVATYKGAAFEVISKGVCKAQTLSDTQIK; encoded by the exons ACTGCCAAaaaatgtagaagaagaaaatggaaacgAGCAGGAGCAGGCGAGAAATCATCAATACTATCCACAAATATTTGCTGCACAATGGGTCGTGGTGAGGAGCTCAGTGACTTTCAGCGGGGCACTGTGGTCGGATGCCACATGTGTGACAAGTCTGTCCGTGAGATTTCCGCGCTGTTGAACCTGCCGCGGTCCACTGTTAGCGATGTGATTTTGAAGTGGAAACGTGGAGGAATCACGACGGCTTTGCCACGGAGCGGCCGACCGCACAAGCTGAAGGAGCAGGACCGTCAAGTGCTGGAGAAAATAGCCCTGGAAAGTTGTTTGCCGTCGGTTGAAGCTCTCACCACCGAGCTTCAGACTGCCTCCGGGGCCAAAGTGAGCTCCAAAACCGTCCGCCGAGAGCTTCATGAGATGGGCTTCCGTGGCCGAGTATCCACGTACAACAAATCTGTTG CAGGGGGGAAAATGGAGATGAAGCAGACAAATGAAGATGAAGCCAAGGTGGACGTTTCTCGTCTGGACCTGCGTGTTGGACGTATAATCTCAGCTGCACAGCTTCCAGACACTGACAGTCTTTATGTGCAGCAGGTTGATGTTGGGGAGGCTTCTCCCAGGACAGTGGTCAGCGAGCTAGCTCAGCACATACCTGTGGACCAG ATGCAGAACCGCATGGCAGTCCTGCTTTGCAACAGGAAGCCAGCCAAGACGAGAGGAGTGGTGTCCCAGGCTGCGATCATGTGTGCCAGCTCACCAGACAAGGTGGAAATCCTTGACCCTCCAAGCGGCGCAGTACCAGGGGACAGAGTCACTTTCCAGGGCTTCCCAG GTGAACCGGACAAAGAGCTGAACCCCAAGAAGAAGGTGTGGGAGCAGATTCAGCCAGACCTGCGCACAGACGGCCACTGTGTTGCAACTTACAAGGGAGCCGCCTTTGAAGTCATCAGCAAAGGAGTTTGCAAAGCCCAAACCCTGAGCGACACTCAGATCAAATAA
- the LOC124073656 gene encoding uncharacterized protein LOC124073656 isoform X1 — MSPEPFKLPETVDEERKTAGVGEKLTPSTNICCTMGRGKELSDFQRGTVVGCHMCKKSTREISALLNLPQSTVSNVILRWKRGGITTALPRCGRPHKLKEQDRQVLEKIALESCLPSVEALTTELQTASGAKVSSKTVRRELHEMGFRGRVSTYNKSVAPTLKLSRQAGADEGDGYDDVTYLKNLASGVKDQQDRCGEVDDKEEEKEDVEEKAAAAEDEEEKAADSMTGHELEGSA; from the exons ATGAGCCCTGAACCATTTAAACTGCCAGAAACCGTAGACGAAGAAAGGAAAACTGCAGGAGTAGGTGAGAAATTAACACCGTCCACAAATATTTGCTGCACAATGGGTCGTGGTAAGGAGCTCAGTGACTTTCAGCGGGGCACTGTGGTCGGATGCCACATGTGTAAAAAGTCCACCCGTGAGATTTCCGCGCTGTTGAACCTGCCGCAGTCCACAGTCAGCAACGTAATTTTGAGGTGGAAACGTGGAGGAATCACGACGGCTTTGCCACGGTGTGGCCGACCGCACAAGCTCAAGGAGCAGGACCGTCAAGTGCTGGAGAAAATAGCCCTGGAAAGTTGTTTGCCGTCGGTTGAAGCTCTCACCACCGAGCTTCAGACTGCCTCCGGGGCCAAAGTGAGCTCCAAAACCGTCCGCCGAGAGCTTCATGAGATGGGCTTCCGTGGCCGAGTATCCACGTACAACAAATCTGTTG CTCCGACTTTGAAATTAAGCCGTCAGGCTGGTGCCGATGAAGGTGACGGTTATGATGACGTCACCTACTTGAAGAATTTAGCATCTGGAGTCAAAGACCAACAGGACAGATGTGGGGAGGTTGATgacaaggaggaagagaaagaggatgtagaggagaaagcagcagcagcagaagatgaagaggaaaaggcTGCTGATTCCATGACCGGTCATGAACTGGAAGGGAGCGCCTAA
- the LOC124073656 gene encoding uncharacterized protein LOC124073656 isoform X2 produces the protein MSPEPFKLPETVDEERKTAGVGEKLTPSTNICCTMGRGKELSDFQRGTVVGCHMCKKSTREISALLNLPQSTVSNVILRWKRGGITTALPRCGRPHKLKEQDRQVLEKIALESCLPSVEALTTELQTASGAKVSSKTVRRELHEMGFRGRVSTYNKSVGEPDKELNPKKKVWEQIQPDLRTDGHCVATYKGAAFEVISKGVCKAQTLSDTQIK, from the exons ATGAGCCCTGAACCATTTAAACTGCCAGAAACCGTAGACGAAGAAAGGAAAACTGCAGGAGTAGGTGAGAAATTAACACCGTCCACAAATATTTGCTGCACAATGGGTCGTGGTAAGGAGCTCAGTGACTTTCAGCGGGGCACTGTGGTCGGATGCCACATGTGTAAAAAGTCCACCCGTGAGATTTCCGCGCTGTTGAACCTGCCGCAGTCCACAGTCAGCAACGTAATTTTGAGGTGGAAACGTGGAGGAATCACGACGGCTTTGCCACGGTGTGGCCGACCGCACAAGCTCAAGGAGCAGGACCGTCAAGTGCTGGAGAAAATAGCCCTGGAAAGTTGTTTGCCGTCGGTTGAAGCTCTCACCACCGAGCTTCAGACTGCCTCCGGGGCCAAAGTGAGCTCCAAAACCGTCCGCCGAGAGCTTCATGAGATGGGCTTCCGTGGCCGAGTATCCACGTACAACAAATCTGTTG GTGAACCGGACAAAGAGCTGAACCCCAAGAAGAAGGTGTGGGAGCAGATTCAGCCAGACCTGCGCACAGATGGTCATTGTGTTGCAACTTACAAGGGAGCCGCCTTTGAAGTCATCAGCAAAGGAGTTTGCAAAGCCCAAACCCTGAGCGACACTCAGATCAAATAA
- the LOC124053446 gene encoding uncharacterized protein LOC124053446, which yields MSPEPFKLPETVDEERKTAGVGEKLTPSTNICCTMGRGKELSDFQRGTVVGCHMCKKSTREISALLNLPRSTVSTVILKWKRGGITTALPRSGRPHKLKEQDRQVLEKIALESCLPSVEALTTELQTASGAKVSSKTVRRELHEMGFRGRVSTYNKSVAPTLKLSRQAGADEGDGYDDVTYLKNLASGVKDQQDKCGEVDDKEEERVDVEEKAAAAEDEEEKAADSMTGHELEGSACEPDKELNPKKKVWEQIQPDLRTDGHCVATYKGAAFEVISKGVCKAQTLSDTQIK from the exons ATGAGCCCTGAACCATTTAAACTGCCAGAAACCGTAGACGAAGAAAGGAAAACTGCAGGAGTAGGTGAGAAATTAACACCGTCCACAAATATTTGCTGCACAATGGGTCGTGGTAAGGAGCTCAGTGACTTTCAGCGGGGCACTGTGGTCGGATGCCACATGTGTAAAAAGTCCACCCGTGAGATTTCCGCGCTGTTGAACCTGCCGCGGTCCACTGTGAGCACTGTGATTTTGAAGTGGAAACGTGGAGGAATCACGACGGCTTTGCCACGGAGCGGCCGACCGCACAAGCTGAAGGAGCAGGACCGTCAAGTGCTGGAGAAAATAGCCCTGGAAAGTTGTTTGCCGTCGGTTGAAGCTCTCACCACCGAGCTTCAGACTGCCTCCGGGGCCAAAGTGAGCTCCAAAACCGTCCGCCGAGAGCTTCATGAGATGGGCTTCCGTGGCCGAGTATCCACGTACAACAAATCTGTTG CTCCGACTTTGAAATTAAGCCGTCAGGCTGGTGCCGATGAAGGTGACGGTTATGATGACGTCACCTACTTGAAGAATTTAGCATCTGGAGTCAAAGACCAACAGGACAAATGTGGGGAGGTTGATgacaaggaggaagagagagttgATGTAGaggagaaagcagcagcagcagaagatgaagaggaaaaggcTGCTGATTCCATGACTGGTCATGAACTGGAAGGGAGCGCCT GTGAACCGGACAAAGAGCTGAACCCCAAGAAGAAGGTGTGGGAGCAGATTCAGCCAGACCTGCGCACAGACGGCCACTGTGTTGCAACTTACAAGGGAGCCGCCTTTGAAGTCATCAGCAAAGGAGTTTGCAAAGCCCAAACCCTGAGCGACACTCAGATCAAATAA